The nucleotide sequence CTCCCACTCGTCGCGGGTGCGGGTGCGCAGGACACCCGCGATCAGCTCGCGCAGGGCCGGTCGCTGCGCCGGGTCGTCGCGGTCGGGCACCTCTCGCGGATCGAGACCGAGCCGCTCCAGGAACTCCGCGTAGAACCGCGGCTCGGCCGCCGCGACCGCCACGAACCGGCCGTCCGCGGTTTCGTGGACCTCGTAGTGCGGGGAGCCGCCGTCGGAGAAGTTGACGCCCACCTCGTCCACCCAGCGGTCCTGGGCGAGGAAGCCGTGGACCATCGCCGTGAGCGAGGCGACGCCGTCGATCATCGCCGCGTCGATCGCCTGGCCGAGGCCGGAGCGGGACCGCTCCAGCAGGGCGCAGACGACGCCGAACGCCAGCATCAGCCCGCCCCCACCGAAGTCGGCCACCAGGCCCGGCGGAGTGGCCGGGAGCTGCCCGCGCCGCGAGAACAGCCGTAGAGCGCCGGAAAGCGCGAGGTAGTTGAGGTCGTGGCCGGCGGCCGGAGCCAGCGGGCCGTGCTGGCCCCAGCCGGTCATCCGGCCGTAGACCAGGCGCGGGTTGCGGTCCAGGCACACCTCCGGCCCGAGGCCGAGCCGCTCCATGACGCCGGGCCGGAAGCCCTCGACGAGCACGTCGGCGCGCTCGGCCAGCCGCAGCACCGCGTCCGCGCCGCCAGGGGCCTTCAGGTCCACGACCACCGATCGGCGGCCCCGGTTGAGCACGGCCTTGGCCGGGTCGCCCGCGAGGGTGGACACCGGCCGGTCGACGCGGAGGACGTCGGCGCCCATGTCGGCGAGCATCATGGCCGCGTAGGGCGCCGGGCCGAGTGCGGCGATCTCCAGGACGCGGATCCCGTCGAGCGGTCCGGGCATCAGCCGAGCCGCTCGATCAGCGTGCCGGTGCCGAGACCGCCGCCGCAGCACATCGTGATCAGCGCGCGGCGGGCGCCGGTGCGCTCGAGCTCGTGCAGCGCCTTGGTGAGCAGGATCCCGCCGGTGCCGCCCAGGGGGTGGCCGAGCGCGATCGCGCCGCCGTTGGGGTTGACGCGGGCGGGGTCCACCCCGGTTTCCCGCTGCCAGGCGAGCACCACCGAGGCGAACGCCTCGTTGATCTCGACCAGGTCGATGTCGGCCAGGGTGAGCCTGGTGCGCTCCAGCAGCCGGCGCGTGGCCGGGATCGGCCCGGTCAGCATCAGCTCGGGATCGCTGCCCGCCAGCACGGAGTCCACGATCCGGGCGCGCGGCCGCAGACCCAGCTCCGCGGCGCGCTCCTCGGTCATCATGAGCACCGCGGAGGCACCGTCGGCGATCTGCGACGACGTTCCCGCCGTGTGGCGGGCCGGGGTGCGGCCGGGCAGGTTGGGCTTGAGCGTGCCCAGCACCTCCAGGCTCGTCGGACGCGGGCACTCGTCGGTGTCGAAGGTCTTCGTGCCGGTCTTGACGCCGTGCTCGTCGGTGACCGGCACGGTGATCGACACGATCTGGTCGCGGAAGCGGCCCCCGGCGATCGCGTGGGCCGCCCGTTGCTGGGACTGCGTCGCGAAGGCGTCCAGCGCGGTGCGATCGATGTCCCAGCGCTCGGCGATCCGCTCGGCCGCCTCGAACTGGGTGGTGGCCTCCCAGTGCTCGACGTACCGGCCGCCGCGGCTGTCGCCGAGCTCGGTGATCGAGCTGGACCCCATCGGCACCTGGCTCATCGATTCGACGCCGCACGCGACGGCGATGTCCACCAGGCCGCCGGCCACCAGCGCGTGGGCCAGGGTGGTCGCCTGCTGGGACGATCCGCACTGGACGGTCACCGTGCTGGCCGGCACCTCCAGCGGCAGGCCCGCCCCCAGCCAGGCGTTGCGGGCGACGTTGCCGCCCTGCTGGCCCACCTGGCCGACGCACCCGCCGACGACCTGGCCCACCAGGGCCGGGTCCAGGCCGGTCCGGTCGAACAGCGCGGCGAGCACGTCGCCGAGCAATTCGGGGGCGCGGTAGCCGGACAGGGTGCCGCGCCGCTTCCCGACCGCCGACCGGACCGCTTCGACGATGACGACCACTGGGCACCTCCGTGAGTTCGAGTACTTGAGGTAGATGATAGCAATCAGAATAACTATCTAACTGATAAGCTGGAAGCCGGGCACCGCCGCCGGAGAGGAAGACCGATGATCGAGACGCGCTTCACCGAAGCATTCGGCGTCCGCCACCCGATCGTGCAGGGTGGGATGCAGTGGGTGGGCACCGCTCCGCTCGTCGCCGCCGTCGCGAACGCCGGCGCCCTCGGGCTGATCACCGCGCTCACCCAGCCCACGCCCGAGGAACTCCTCCGCGAGATCGAGCGCTGCCGCGAGCTGACCGATCAGCCCTTCGGCGTCAACCTCACGATCCTGCCGAGCATCAAGCCGCCGCCCTACGCGGAGTACCGCGCCGCCATCATCGAGTCCGGCGTGCGGATCGTGGAGACCGCCGGCTCCAACCCGGCCCCGCACCTGCCGCACTTCCGCGAGGCGGGGATCAAGGTGCTGCACAAGTGCACCAGCGTGCGGCACGCGGTGAAGGCGCAGGCCGTTGGCGTCGACGGCGTCAGCATCGACGGGTTCGAGTGCGGCGGCCACCCGGGTGAGGACGACATTCCCGGCCTCGTGCTCATCCCGGCGGCGGCCCGGCGCCTGGACATCCCGGTGATCGCCTCGGGCGGCTTCGCCGACGGCCGCGGGCTGGTCGCGGCGCTCGCGCTCGGCGCGGACGGCATCAACATGGGCACCCGTTTCCTGTGCACCGCCGAGGCCCCGGTGCACGACCGCGTCAAGCAGGCCATTGTGGACGGTGACGAACGCAACACCGAGCTGATCTTCCGGCCGCTGCGCAACACCGCGCGGGTGGCGCGCAACAAGATCAGCGTCGAGGTGGTGCGGATGCTGGACGAGGGTGCGGAGTTCGCCGACATCCGGGACCTGGTCGCCGGGGTGCGCGGCCGGGAGGTCTTCCGCACCGGCGACCTCGACGCCGGGATCTGGACGGCCGGCTGCGCGCAGGGCCTGATCGAC is from Amycolatopsis mediterranei and encodes:
- a CDS encoding CaiB/BaiF CoA transferase family protein, with the translated sequence MPGPLDGIRVLEIAALGPAPYAAMMLADMGADVLRVDRPVSTLAGDPAKAVLNRGRRSVVVDLKAPGGADAVLRLAERADVLVEGFRPGVMERLGLGPEVCLDRNPRLVYGRMTGWGQHGPLAPAAGHDLNYLALSGALRLFSRRGQLPATPPGLVADFGGGGLMLAFGVVCALLERSRSGLGQAIDAAMIDGVASLTAMVHGFLAQDRWVDEVGVNFSDGGSPHYEVHETADGRFVAVAAAEPRFYAEFLERLGLDPREVPDRDDPAQRPALRELIAGVLRTRTRDEWEKEFDGTDACVTPVLSLTEATTHPHNQAREVFTTAFGVVQPAPAPRLARTPGAIAGPPPRPGQGSEEALLDWGLSAAEIARLRADGVVGAEPA
- a CDS encoding NAD(P)H-dependent flavin oxidoreductase, whose protein sequence is MIETRFTEAFGVRHPIVQGGMQWVGTAPLVAAVANAGALGLITALTQPTPEELLREIERCRELTDQPFGVNLTILPSIKPPPYAEYRAAIIESGVRIVETAGSNPAPHLPHFREAGIKVLHKCTSVRHAVKAQAVGVDGVSIDGFECGGHPGEDDIPGLVLIPAAARRLDIPVIASGGFADGRGLVAALALGADGINMGTRFLCTAEAPVHDRVKQAIVDGDERNTELIFRPLRNTARVARNKISVEVVRMLDEGAEFADIRDLVAGVRGREVFRTGDLDAGIWTAGCAQGLIDDIPTVGELVDRIVDEAEKLMEAGLPALVSR
- a CDS encoding thiolase family protein; the protein is MVVIVEAVRSAVGKRRGTLSGYRAPELLGDVLAALFDRTGLDPALVGQVVGGCVGQVGQQGGNVARNAWLGAGLPLEVPASTVTVQCGSSQQATTLAHALVAGGLVDIAVACGVESMSQVPMGSSSITELGDSRGGRYVEHWEATTQFEAAERIAERWDIDRTALDAFATQSQQRAAHAIAGGRFRDQIVSITVPVTDEHGVKTGTKTFDTDECPRPTSLEVLGTLKPNLPGRTPARHTAGTSSQIADGASAVLMMTEERAAELGLRPRARIVDSVLAGSDPELMLTGPIPATRRLLERTRLTLADIDLVEINEAFASVVLAWQRETGVDPARVNPNGGAIALGHPLGGTGGILLTKALHELERTGARRALITMCCGGGLGTGTLIERLG